The following coding sequences lie in one Apium graveolens cultivar Ventura chromosome 3, ASM990537v1, whole genome shotgun sequence genomic window:
- the LOC141710491 gene encoding uncharacterized protein LOC141710491, producing the protein MRHMLVTMRQNLQNMRKSPRVADENMFGDQANGVGLPQNAGRPRHGWNGFSVICSIVLAPLSLLSCLSHPHISGTDGVWASGDIARISEMNHLMVSDSMRYAILM; encoded by the coding sequence ATGAGGCATATGTTGGTGACAATGAGGCAAAACCTCCAAAACATGCGCAAGAGTCCTCGTGTAGCAGATGAAAATATGTTCGGTGATCAGGCCAATGGAGTTGGATTACCACAAAATGCAGGCAGGCCGCGACATGGATGGAATGGATTCTCTGTTATTTGTAGCATAGTTCTCGCGCCTCTCTCGCTCCTGTCTTGCCTTTCTCACCCTCATATCAGTGGAACTGATGGAGTTTGGGCTTCTGGTGATATTGCACGTATATCCGAGATGAATCATCTCATGGTTAGCGACAGCATGCGTTATGCCATCTTGATGTAA
- the LOC141711333 gene encoding protein PHOSPHATE-INDUCED 1 — MSCLNTMVLLQLFVVLISLSTVTFATRTLNELVEDPTNQLQYHNGPLLAGKISVNLIWYGKFKPSQRAIISDFITSLSSSSPSSIQPSVSTWWKTTEKYYNLAKSNKRFTNPPLSLKLGKQVLDTSYSLGTKLSQKQIISLASKGEDRNAINVVLTASDVVVPGFCSNRCGSHGSFSSIKNGNLKAKNYKFAYIWVGNSETQCPGYCAWPFHQPIYGPQAAPLVAPNNDVGMDGMVINLASLLAGTATNPFGNGYYQGTAEAPLEAASACTGVYAKGAYPGYAGDLLVDATTGASYNAHGANGRKYLVPALFDPATSVCSTIV; from the coding sequence atGTCTTGTCTGAACACAATGGTACTCTTACAACTCTTTGTTGTACTAATCTCACTTTCCACTGTCACATTTGCAACAAGAACTCTCAATGAGCTTGTTGAAGACCCAACCAACCAATTACAATACCACAACGGTCCACTTCTTGCTGGTAAAATATCAGTCAATCTCATCTGGTACGGCAAATTCAAGCCTTCTCAAAGAGCTATTATTTCAGATTTCATCACCTCTTTGTCTTCGTCTTCGCCTTCTTCTATTCAGCCTTCAGTGTCCACCTGGTGGAAAACAACTGAAAAATACTACAATCTCGCGAAATCCAACAAAAGGTTCACCAACCCTCCATTGTCTCTCAAGTTGGGTAAACAAGTGCTTGATACGAGTTACTCTTTGGGAACAAAATTGTCACAGAAACAAATCATTAGTCTAGCCTCGAAAGGCGAAGACAGGAATGCTATCAATGTTGTGCTAACAGCATCTGATGTGGTGGTGCCAGGTTTCTGTTCTAACAGGTGTGGCTCACACGGCTCATTTTCTTCAATTAAAAACGGAAATTTAAAAGCAAAGAATTACAAATTCGCCTACATTTGGGTAGGAAACTCGGAAACTCAGTGTCCGGGGTACTGCGCCTGGCCATTTCACCAGCCAATTTACGGACCACAAGCTGCGCCGCTTGTGGCGCCTAACAATGATGTTGGAATGGATGGAATGGTTATCAATTTAGCTAGTTTATTGGCGGGGACCGCGACTAATCCTTTTGGAAACGGTTATTACCAGGGTACAGCGGAAGCGCCTCTGGAGGCGGCTTCCGCTTGTACCGGGGTTTATGCCAAGGGGGCTTATCCAGGATATGCTGGAGACTTGTTGGTAGATGCTACAACAGGTGCTAGTTACAATGCACATGGGGCTAATGGGAGGAAATACTTGGTTCCTGCTTTGTTTGATCCTGCTACTTCTGTTTGTTCAACTATTGTTTAA